Part of the Brevibacillus brevis genome is shown below.
GGCATCAAAGACGGATTGATCGCGCAGGAAATCGCCCATGCGGCCAAAACCTCTTGCCAAACCGAACAAAAAGTGCGCGTAAATGTGCACGGACTGAGAAACGAGCATTTTTCTTCATAAATGGAGGGATTATTATGACGAAATTGAATATCGGAATGTTTTTGATGCCGCAGCATCCGCCGGAGCGATCTTTGTACGATGCGACCCAGTGGGATCTGGAAATGATTGAATATGCCGACAAATTGGGGTATAGCGAAGTGTGGATCGGGGAGCATTTTACCGCGCCGTGGGAGCCGATTCCATCCCCGGATTTAATCATCGCGCAGGCGCTGTTGCGGACAAAGCAAATCAAGCTGGCGCCCGGTGCCCATTTGCTGCCCTATCATCATCCGGTGGAGTTGGCGCATCGCGTCGCCTATCTCGACCATCTCGCCCAAGGCCGCTTGATGCTCGGGATCGGGGCAGGCGGAACCCAAACAGACTGGGAGCTGTTTGCTGTCGACGGAAAAATAAACCGGGAAATGATGATGGAAGCGTGGGAGCTGATGCAGAGATTGTGGTCAGACGAGGAGTCCTTTTCGTTCCGGGGGAAATTTTACAGCGCCAACCAGCCAAAGGCGCGGCATGACGGGATTCTCGGACCGCATATCAAGCCGTTCCAAAAGCCGCATCCGCCTATCGGGATTACAGGGTTCAGCGCGGGTTCAGCCACATTGAAAATGGCGGGCGAACGCGGATTTATCCCGATGAGTCTCGGCTGGAACAGCGAGTATATCAAATCGCACTGGAATGCGGTGGAAGAAGGGGCGCGCTCTGTAGGGAAAGAAGCGGACAGAAGCAGTTGGCGCATCACGCAAGACGTCTTTGTCGCGAAAACGGATGAAGAAGCAATGGCCGGAGCGTTGGGAGGCATGATGGGTCGATTCTTTGACGAGTCATGGCTGCCGCTGTTTAAAAAGCAGGGCGACATCAAAAACTTGAAGCCCGATCCGGCGCTTGCCGACGAAGAGGTAACTGCCGAATTAATGGCCAAAACCGACTGGCTGGTAGGATCGCCGGAAACGGTCGCGAAAAAGCTGCAAAAGCTGTATGACACGGTCGGCGGTTTCGGGACTTTGCTGATTACGGGCTACGACTACAGCGAATCGCCGGAAATATGGAAAGAGTCCATGCGCTTGCTGGTCGAGGAAGTTTTGCCTCGCCTGCATGTAAAGCCGCAGACGGTGTAGCCGAAAAGCGAGCTGCGCTGTTTGCAGCTAAGCAGAAGGGAGGGGCTTATTATGAAGCTGTTGGGAATTTCCGGGACGGTCACAGGCAGGAAAACAGCGGCTGTTGTCCAGGAGGTTTTGCGTCACGTA
Proteins encoded:
- a CDS encoding LLM class flavin-dependent oxidoreductase → MTKLNIGMFLMPQHPPERSLYDATQWDLEMIEYADKLGYSEVWIGEHFTAPWEPIPSPDLIIAQALLRTKQIKLAPGAHLLPYHHPVELAHRVAYLDHLAQGRLMLGIGAGGTQTDWELFAVDGKINREMMMEAWELMQRLWSDEESFSFRGKFYSANQPKARHDGILGPHIKPFQKPHPPIGITGFSAGSATLKMAGERGFIPMSLGWNSEYIKSHWNAVEEGARSVGKEADRSSWRITQDVFVAKTDEEAMAGALGGMMGRFFDESWLPLFKKQGDIKNLKPDPALADEEVTAELMAKTDWLVGSPETVAKKLQKLYDTVGGFGTLLITGYDYSESPEIWKESMRLLVEEVLPRLHVKPQTV